A region of Staphylococcus sp. IVB6181 DNA encodes the following proteins:
- a CDS encoding MFS transporter, with protein MAQNELYQKHRLRDSWLIVLAMVFVASTLRAPLTSVGPVIDQIKDALSINNSVAGILTTIPLLIFGIVSPFVSKVSSRLTMSKTVFFSTIVVILALIIRVSGGFPIFILGTILLGVGIAFGNVVLPSYVKWKFPLQIGLMTGLYSGTMNFTAGLGGGLSFPLSQVDTYRLSLAFWLIFAAIAIVLWIPQMLSGTKQEKAMLAEAAQTERKKFKISRSKLAWTVALMMGFQSMIFYTVVAWVPSILVDRGVDQSTAGYLLMLNQFAQVPMTFIFPILASRMKNQKLLVTIVSAFFVVGFALFFSQSFTLLIIGMILAGFGMGSGFSLCMTFFSIRARTSDGSIALSGFGQSIGYFVAAVGPFLIGFLHDATGSWLSGIISLVVMGILFYVFAMLSSAGEVEDELTAK; from the coding sequence ATGGCACAGAATGAACTCTACCAAAAACATAGATTAAGAGATTCATGGTTGATTGTTTTAGCGATGGTCTTTGTCGCGTCTACTTTGCGTGCACCATTAACGTCTGTAGGACCGGTCATTGATCAGATTAAAGATGCACTCTCAATCAACAATAGTGTGGCAGGGATTCTGACTACAATTCCTTTATTAATCTTCGGGATTGTGTCTCCATTTGTATCAAAAGTATCATCACGCTTAACAATGTCTAAGACAGTATTCTTTTCTACAATTGTCGTTATTCTCGCTTTAATTATACGTGTGTCAGGAGGCTTTCCGATATTCATCCTAGGGACAATCTTGCTAGGTGTCGGTATTGCATTCGGCAACGTTGTATTACCAAGTTACGTTAAATGGAAATTCCCGCTTCAAATCGGTTTAATGACTGGTTTATACAGCGGTACAATGAACTTTACAGCCGGCTTAGGCGGCGGACTCAGCTTCCCATTATCTCAAGTGGATACATATCGTCTGTCACTTGCATTCTGGTTAATCTTTGCGGCGATTGCGATTGTGCTATGGATTCCGCAAATGCTTTCAGGCACTAAACAAGAGAAAGCTATGCTGGCAGAAGCTGCACAAACAGAACGCAAGAAGTTTAAAATCAGTCGTTCTAAACTCGCTTGGACAGTCGCATTGATGATGGGCTTCCAATCTATGATTTTCTACACAGTTGTCGCATGGGTACCTTCTATTCTAGTAGATAGAGGTGTAGATCAATCTACTGCAGGCTACTTGCTGATGTTAAACCAATTCGCACAAGTACCTATGACCTTTATCTTCCCGATTTTAGCGTCACGTATGAAGAACCAAAAATTATTAGTGACAATCGTTTCCGCATTCTTTGTGGTCGGATTTGCACTCTTCTTCTCACAATCCTTTACATTACTGATTATCGGTATGATTTTAGCAGGTTTCGGTATGGGATCAGGATTTAGTCTATGTATGACATTCTTCTCTATTCGTGCACGTACAAGCGACGGCAGTATTGCCTTATCAGGCTTCGGCCAATCTATCGGTTACTTTGTCGCAGCTGTCGGTCCGTTCTTAATCGGATTCTTGCATGATGCGACAGGCAGCTGGCTATCAGGTATTATTTCACTTGTTGTAATGGGCATCTTATTCTATGTGTTTGCGATGCTGTCTTCAGCTGGTGAAGTAGAAGATGAATTAACTGCTAAGTAA
- the allD gene encoding ureidoglycolate dehydrogenase: MRVTKKELYELMKNKLMKAGLQEDAASDVSDVLTFADHRGIHSHGAVRVEYYAERIAKGGINAHPNYEFEKTGPSSAVFHGDNGPGHQAAKQAMDKAIEMAKENGIAVVGVKNISHSGALGYFVEMAADQDMVGISMCQSDPMVVPFGGTEPYFGTNPIAFSAPTNDDRVITFDMATTVQAWGKVLDARSKGQSIPDTWAVDENGEPTTDSRAVHALVPVAGPKGYGLMMMVDILSGSLLGLPFGGHVSSMYKDLTKGRDLGQLHVVINPAYFTDTKQFKAQLSTMLDELKAQPAEKGYGEVYYPGERGRLRSEKYDQDGIEIVDDIYDYLKSDDVHYDRYHGKNRFAE, translated from the coding sequence ATGCGTGTTACTAAAAAAGAGCTTTATGAGTTAATGAAAAATAAATTAATGAAAGCTGGCCTTCAAGAAGATGCGGCAAGCGATGTATCAGATGTATTAACATTTGCGGACCATCGCGGTATTCATTCTCATGGTGCAGTACGTGTTGAATACTATGCAGAACGTATAGCAAAAGGCGGCATTAATGCACATCCTAATTATGAGTTTGAAAAAACAGGCCCATCTTCAGCGGTGTTCCACGGCGACAACGGCCCAGGACATCAAGCAGCGAAACAAGCAATGGATAAAGCGATTGAAATGGCGAAAGAAAACGGCATTGCAGTAGTCGGCGTGAAAAACATCAGTCACAGCGGTGCGTTAGGTTATTTCGTAGAAATGGCTGCAGACCAAGATATGGTCGGTATCAGTATGTGTCAATCTGACCCGATGGTTGTACCATTCGGCGGAACTGAACCCTACTTCGGTACAAACCCTATTGCATTCAGTGCACCGACAAATGATGATCGCGTGATTACATTTGATATGGCGACAACTGTACAAGCATGGGGCAAAGTATTAGATGCACGTTCTAAAGGCCAATCTATTCCAGATACTTGGGCAGTAGATGAGAATGGCGAGCCTACAACTGATTCTCGTGCAGTACATGCTTTAGTACCTGTTGCTGGTCCTAAAGGCTACGGCTTGATGATGATGGTAGACATCTTATCAGGCAGCTTGCTCGGCTTGCCGTTTGGCGGTCATGTTTCATCTATGTATAAAGATTTAACAAAAGGCAGAGATTTAGGCCAATTGCACGTAGTAATCAACCCGGCGTACTTCACAGACACAAAACAATTCAAAGCACAGCTTTCTACAATGCTCGATGAGCTGAAAGCACAACCTGCAGAAAAAGGTTACGGCGAAGTTTACTATCCAGGTGAACGCGGCCGCTTGCGCAGTGAAAAATACGACCAAGATGGTATTGAAATTGTTGATGATATCTATGACTACTTAAAGTCAGATGATGTTCATTACGACCGTTATCACGGTAAAAACAGATTTGCAGAATAA
- a CDS encoding acyl-CoA synthetase FdrA — protein sequence MLYTIIKENTYQDSIVLMLLSNKLSAMDGVNKVSIMMGTPANKDIFRASGFDSPELDEAKPNDIVIMIDTDDESMVDEVNQQVEDELKGKGEDDKADKQQEVSNWNQALDKANNPNLALISVPGQYAAMEAETALRNNLHVFMFSDNVPKDDEVRLKEMAHDKGLLVMGPDCGTGIIHSLPLAFTNIVNKGDIGIVGASGTGIQEVTTIVDREGKGVTNAIGTGGRDLSTEVGAITMMDSIKALAQDPAVKVITVVSKPPAKEVEEKVLNLLRNIDKPVVTLFLGHKPEYTEANIYHAYTLEEAARVSVQLSNGEKPEFKPATKAIKASLKDGQDGIKGYYSGGTLASEAAMLVKDAFDGLKDETTEGFTYKAGNHEIIDLGDDMYTQGRPHPMIDPGKRIEKLQEAAKDENTAVIMLDNVIGYGSHEDMASQLAPAIEDIISEAKAAGRDIAVLATVVGTEHDPQNYEQQIKTLEAAGAQICETNDQMVRSAIELTGHKAEQPELKEESFEATPVDLSVDDKILQLINTTPSVINVGLKSFATAIDESGADVVQFNWRPVAGGNEKLMKVLQFLNNFEGESV from the coding sequence ATGTTATATACAATTATTAAAGAGAATACGTATCAAGACTCTATTGTATTGATGTTGTTATCGAACAAATTATCAGCAATGGATGGCGTTAACAAAGTATCAATTATGATGGGTACACCCGCAAACAAAGATATCTTCAGAGCTTCAGGTTTCGATTCACCAGAATTAGACGAAGCAAAACCAAACGACATCGTTATCATGATTGATACAGACGATGAGTCAATGGTTGATGAAGTGAATCAACAAGTTGAAGACGAGTTGAAAGGCAAAGGCGAAGATGATAAAGCTGACAAACAACAAGAAGTGTCTAACTGGAACCAAGCGTTAGATAAAGCAAATAATCCGAACCTTGCATTGATTTCAGTTCCTGGACAATATGCGGCAATGGAAGCTGAAACAGCATTAAGAAACAACTTGCATGTCTTCATGTTCAGTGACAACGTACCTAAAGATGATGAAGTACGTTTGAAAGAAATGGCACATGACAAAGGGTTATTAGTAATGGGTCCTGACTGCGGTACAGGTATTATCCACTCATTGCCATTAGCATTCACAAACATCGTCAACAAAGGCGACATCGGTATCGTAGGTGCTTCAGGTACAGGTATCCAAGAAGTAACTACAATTGTTGACCGCGAAGGCAAAGGTGTAACAAACGCAATCGGTACAGGCGGCCGCGACTTATCAACAGAAGTCGGCGCTATCACAATGATGGATAGTATCAAAGCGTTAGCACAAGATCCAGCTGTTAAAGTCATTACAGTTGTTTCAAAACCGCCAGCTAAAGAAGTAGAAGAAAAAGTATTGAACTTGCTTCGTAATATCGACAAACCAGTTGTGACATTATTCTTAGGCCACAAACCAGAATATACTGAAGCAAACATTTACCATGCTTATACTTTAGAAGAAGCTGCACGTGTATCAGTTCAACTTTCTAATGGCGAAAAACCTGAATTCAAACCAGCAACAAAAGCAATCAAAGCTTCATTGAAAGATGGCCAAGACGGCATCAAAGGTTACTACTCAGGCGGTACATTAGCAAGTGAAGCAGCAATGCTTGTTAAAGACGCGTTTGACGGCTTGAAAGATGAAACTACAGAAGGTTTCACTTACAAAGCAGGCAACCATGAAATCATTGACTTAGGTGATGACATGTATACACAAGGCCGTCCTCACCCAATGATCGACCCAGGCAAACGTATCGAAAAATTACAAGAAGCAGCTAAAGACGAAAACACTGCAGTCATCATGTTAGACAACGTGATCGGTTACGGCAGCCATGAAGATATGGCAAGTCAATTAGCACCAGCAATTGAAGATATCATCAGCGAAGCAAAAGCTGCTGGACGCGACATTGCTGTACTTGCGACTGTTGTAGGTACAGAACACGATCCTCAAAACTATGAACAACAAATCAAAACATTAGAAGCAGCAGGTGCACAAATCTGCGAAACAAACGACCAAATGGTACGATCAGCAATCGAATTAACAGGTCATAAAGCTGAACAACCTGAATTGAAAGAAGAGTCATTCGAAGCAACACCGGTTGACTTATCAGTAGATGATAAGATTCTTCAATTAATCAACACAACACCAAGCGTTATCAACGTTGGACTGAAAAGCTTTGCGACAGCAATTGACGAAAGCGGCGCAGACGTTGTGCAATTCAACTGGAGACCGGTTGCTGGCGGAAATGAAAAACTAATGAAAGTATTACAATTCTTAAACAACTTCGAAGGAGAGTCTGTATAA
- a CDS encoding DUF2877 domain-containing protein: protein MILAAQAIGASAIKIINNTTELKVHSRFNKGFNVVDKDDNLIFIGTTENGMFPFGVVVDAYTRDQLLASVSVGQTLKVRPTALAFDRHLQLSLNAEVYKGSQNFEQADVNALKSNIQAFDFSEYADGDFDKAKILSVYEALSNPHGDAKSELTYLIGRGQGLTPSGDDILVGLLFIHFIQPFITKAHMAQIEQLVSQPLTTLVSQTFLSYAIQGIFSSRLTDLMEDASQSTLKQLLQVGSSSGKDTLYGMYTALLKE from the coding sequence ATGATTTTAGCAGCACAAGCTATCGGAGCAAGTGCAATTAAGATAATTAACAATACAACAGAACTTAAAGTGCATAGTCGCTTTAATAAAGGTTTTAATGTGGTGGATAAAGATGACAATCTCATCTTTATCGGAACCACAGAAAATGGTATGTTTCCATTTGGAGTTGTAGTCGATGCGTATACAAGAGACCAGTTGCTCGCATCGGTTTCAGTCGGTCAAACGCTGAAAGTCAGACCAACAGCTTTAGCGTTTGATCGTCATCTGCAACTCAGTTTAAATGCTGAAGTTTATAAAGGGAGTCAAAATTTCGAGCAGGCTGATGTCAATGCATTAAAATCAAATATCCAAGCATTTGATTTCAGTGAATATGCCGACGGTGATTTCGACAAAGCTAAAATCCTGTCTGTGTACGAAGCGTTGTCAAACCCACATGGAGATGCGAAGTCTGAATTAACTTATTTGATTGGGCGAGGACAAGGTTTGACGCCCTCAGGCGATGATATATTAGTCGGATTGTTATTCATTCATTTTATCCAGCCTTTCATCACCAAAGCGCATATGGCACAAATTGAACAACTTGTCTCACAACCTTTAACGACATTAGTCAGCCAAACCTTTTTATCTTATGCGATTCAAGGTATTTTTAGTTCTAGATTAACTGATTTGATGGAAGATGCCTCTCAGTCAACATTGAAACAACTCCTCCAAGTAGGCTCATCATCAGGTAAAGACACATTATACGGAATGTATACAGCTTTATTGAAGGAGTGA
- a CDS encoding iron chaperone → MENFNEYLNQIEDPKQKEIMTTVFNFVDENFPDLEKVIKWNQPMYTHHGTYIIGFSRAKAHFSINPEAAGMKPFIERFDQNGYTYTENLFRIKWTQDIDFDLLKDMIQYNLEDKAEITTFWRHYK, encoded by the coding sequence ATGGAGAATTTTAATGAATATTTAAACCAAATAGAAGATCCGAAACAAAAAGAAATCATGACGACAGTCTTTAACTTTGTGGATGAAAACTTTCCAGATTTAGAGAAAGTGATTAAATGGAATCAGCCGATGTATACACATCACGGTACTTATATTATCGGTTTCAGCCGAGCAAAAGCACATTTTTCAATTAATCCTGAAGCAGCAGGTATGAAACCGTTTATTGAACGTTTTGACCAAAACGGTTATACGTATACTGAAAATCTGTTTCGTATTAAATGGACACAAGATATCGATTTCGACTTGTTGAAAGATATGATTCAATACAATTTAGAAGATAAAGCTGAGATTACTACTTTTTGGCGTCATTATAAATAA
- a CDS encoding DUF1116 domain-containing protein encodes MGYQTIDEANQAVIDKMIAAAPFLVDVVPAKDKISELKERVLLHAGPPIKYENMTDPMKGACVGAILFEGWAKDEEGARELLENDEITFIPCHHVNAVGPMGGITSMNMPVLVVENRESGNEAYCQMNEGIGAVLRFGAYNETVVNRLHWMKDVLGPVLGKAVRQMEDGLNVNVLIAKAIAMGDEFHQRNIAASLAFLKEVAPIISELEDVAPEKRTEVIQFLADTDQFFLNVAMATGKAMMDAAREIQHGTIVTAMCRNGENFGIRIAGMGDEWFTAPVNTPQGLYFTGYSADDANPDIGDSAITETIGVGGMAMIAAPAVTRFVGTGGFQDALATSDEMTEICVGENPNFSIPTWDFKGACLGIDARLVVEKGITPVINTGIAHKIAGFGKIGAGTVHPPIECFEKAITAYAEKLGFNG; translated from the coding sequence ATGGGTTACCAAACAATTGATGAAGCAAACCAAGCTGTCATAGATAAAATGATTGCAGCGGCACCATTCCTAGTTGACGTGGTACCTGCAAAAGATAAAATTTCTGAACTGAAAGAGCGTGTTTTATTACATGCCGGCCCGCCGATTAAATATGAAAACATGACAGATCCTATGAAAGGTGCATGTGTCGGCGCTATCCTATTTGAAGGATGGGCAAAAGACGAAGAAGGTGCACGTGAATTATTAGAAAACGACGAAATCACGTTCATCCCTTGTCACCATGTTAATGCAGTAGGACCAATGGGCGGTATTACTTCAATGAACATGCCTGTATTGGTTGTTGAAAACAGAGAAAGCGGCAATGAAGCATATTGTCAAATGAACGAAGGTATCGGGGCAGTATTACGTTTCGGTGCTTACAATGAAACAGTTGTGAATCGTTTACACTGGATGAAAGATGTATTAGGTCCGGTATTAGGCAAAGCGGTTCGTCAAATGGAAGATGGTTTAAACGTTAACGTATTAATCGCAAAAGCAATTGCGATGGGCGACGAATTCCACCAACGTAATATTGCAGCTTCATTAGCATTCTTAAAAGAAGTGGCACCAATCATCTCTGAATTAGAAGATGTTGCGCCTGAAAAACGTACAGAAGTAATTCAGTTCTTAGCAGACACTGACCAATTCTTCTTAAACGTAGCTATGGCTACAGGTAAAGCAATGATGGATGCTGCACGTGAAATCCAACATGGTACAATCGTTACAGCGATGTGCCGTAACGGTGAAAACTTCGGTATCCGTATTGCAGGTATGGGCGACGAATGGTTCACAGCACCTGTTAATACACCGCAAGGTTTATATTTCACTGGCTATTCAGCAGACGATGCGAACCCTGATATCGGCGACTCAGCGATTACTGAGACAATCGGTGTCGGCGGTATGGCAATGATCGCAGCACCAGCAGTAACACGTTTCGTTGGTACTGGCGGATTCCAAGATGCTTTAGCAACATCAGATGAAATGACTGAAATCTGTGTAGGCGAGAACCCTAACTTCTCAATTCCTACATGGGACTTCAAAGGTGCTTGCTTAGGTATCGATGCACGTTTAGTTGTTGAGAAAGGTATCACACCAGTTATCAACACAGGTATTGCACACAAAATTGCAGGCTTCGGAAAAATCGGTGCGGGTACAGTACACCCTCCAATCGAATGCTTCGAAAAAGCAATCACAGCTTATGCTGAAAAATTAGGATTTAATGGATGA
- the allE gene encoding (S)-ureidoglycine aminohydrolase has protein sequence MGYLNHNQGYREGLLETRAVIKKDNYAVITPDGLVNNVVPNFDDCDVTILGSPRLGARFVDYLVTLKDQGGNMAGFGGDGIQTFIYVVYGNINAYAGDEKYELSQGGYLYVPADQVMKFENNNNNEDSRVFLYKKRYQPLEGHKPEVVTGNVNNLPKEPYEGMKEVTVQDLLPKDIAYDMNIHILAFEPGASHGYIETHVQEHGAYVLSGRGMYNLDNDWQPVDKGDYIFMGAYAPQATYAIGLEEPFAYIYSKDANRDIEL, from the coding sequence ATGGGTTACTTAAATCATAATCAAGGTTATAGAGAAGGTTTATTAGAAACAAGAGCAGTGATCAAGAAAGATAATTACGCAGTAATTACTCCAGACGGCTTAGTGAACAACGTTGTTCCTAACTTTGACGACTGCGACGTTACAATTTTAGGTTCACCTCGTTTAGGTGCACGTTTCGTTGACTACTTAGTTACATTGAAAGACCAAGGCGGCAACATGGCAGGATTCGGCGGAGACGGTATCCAAACATTTATCTATGTTGTATACGGAAACATCAATGCTTACGCTGGAGACGAAAAATACGAATTATCACAAGGCGGCTACTTATATGTACCAGCTGACCAAGTGATGAAATTCGAAAACAATAACAACAATGAAGACAGTCGTGTGTTCTTATACAAAAAACGTTACCAACCACTTGAAGGCCACAAACCAGAAGTAGTAACTGGCAACGTTAACAACTTACCCAAAGAACCATATGAAGGCATGAAAGAAGTTACAGTACAAGACTTATTACCAAAAGATATCGCTTATGACATGAACATTCATATCTTAGCGTTCGAACCAGGTGCTTCACATGGTTATATCGAAACACACGTTCAAGAACACGGTGCTTACGTATTAAGCGGCCGCGGTATGTACAACCTTGACAATGACTGGCAACCAGTAGACAAAGGCGACTACATCTTCATGGGCGCTTATGCACCACAAGCAACTTATGCGATCGGATTAGAAGAACCATTCGCATATATCTACTCTAAAGATGCGAACCGCGACATCGAACTATAA
- a CDS encoding alpha/beta hydrolase, translated as MSETIQITTPDQFQLKQLTTPAKNKAKGIILYFHGGGLIFGQPDDLPKSYIDILTEDYIFISADYRLAPESKIDTIIQDALTQFDAVKANYPDMPIFVFGRSAGAFLSLMIASKREVQGILDFYGYSRFHVPQFLRPNPQYKAMSAQITPQLLNQMIQSEPLTQGDLQTRYLIYLYARGQNQWLDLLGIQQSSDAAYNIMPKTLKSFPPTFIVHGKQDPDVPFSEGQHLDRLIPDTTFIALDNNEHDFDREVSDFNLDIYQQAKSFLDQLV; from the coding sequence TTGTCTGAAACGATTCAAATCACTACACCCGATCAATTCCAATTAAAACAATTGACGACACCAGCCAAAAATAAAGCAAAAGGCATTATCCTCTACTTTCACGGCGGCGGTTTGATTTTCGGCCAGCCTGATGATTTGCCGAAAAGCTATATCGATATCTTAACTGAAGACTATATCTTCATTTCTGCCGACTATCGGCTTGCGCCTGAAAGCAAGATTGATACGATTATTCAAGATGCATTAACACAATTCGATGCAGTTAAAGCAAACTATCCTGACATGCCGATATTTGTCTTCGGCCGTTCTGCAGGTGCATTTTTATCACTGATGATTGCATCCAAACGCGAAGTTCAAGGTATATTAGACTTTTACGGTTACAGCCGTTTCCATGTACCGCAGTTCTTGCGTCCGAATCCGCAATACAAAGCAATGTCTGCACAAATCACACCGCAATTATTGAATCAGATGATTCAAAGCGAACCGCTCACACAAGGTGATTTGCAGACACGTTATCTCATTTACCTTTATGCGCGCGGACAAAACCAATGGCTTGATCTGCTTGGCATCCAGCAATCTTCTGATGCTGCTTACAACATCATGCCTAAGACACTTAAAAGCTTTCCGCCGACATTTATTGTGCATGGCAAACAAGATCCAGATGTTCCTTTCAGCGAAGGGCAGCATTTAGATCGATTGATTCCGGATACAACGTTCATTGCTTTAGATAATAATGAACATGATTTTGACCGAGAAGTCTCTGACTTTAACCTAGATATCTATCAACAAGCTAAATCATTCTTAGACCAATTGGTTTAA
- the allB gene encoding allantoinase AllB has protein sequence MKYDLLIKNGRVILDEGEQEVEVAVKDGKIVSIGHDLGDAEKVIDAKGQIVAPGMVDAHVHITEPGGGYRDSWEGYETGLKGAAKGGVTTIVEMPLNQVPATTDKASFDEKVEAGKGKLSADVASYGGLVPYNLDGGIQELDKEGVVAYKAFLATCGDRSIEGDFQNVDDYSLYEGMKQIAKTGKILSVHAENADITDRLGEIAYKNGETSMAAYVESRPVFTEVEPIRKLILFAKETGCRLHIVHVACEEGVNEIIKAQQEGVDVTCETCTHYLYFYKEELDDIGAVAKCSPPIREKSRLEGMWDRVLKGDINFVTSDHLPCTPDLKDTDNAFEAWGGIAGIQNNVDILFDEGVQKRNMPLSRFAEIIAAEPAKRFGLENKGSISVGKDADFVFIQPETAYTLEADDLEYRNKLSPYVGRTINAQVARTILRGEETYNLEDGVSEDFRGEFI, from the coding sequence ATGAAATATGATTTACTAATTAAAAACGGCCGTGTCATTTTAGATGAAGGCGAACAAGAAGTAGAAGTTGCTGTCAAAGACGGCAAAATTGTAAGCATCGGACATGACTTAGGAGATGCAGAAAAAGTAATCGATGCTAAAGGACAAATCGTAGCACCAGGTATGGTTGATGCACACGTACACATCACTGAACCAGGCGGCGGCTACCGCGACAGCTGGGAAGGTTATGAAACTGGATTGAAAGGTGCTGCTAAAGGCGGTGTAACAACAATCGTTGAAATGCCTTTAAACCAAGTGCCTGCAACAACAGATAAAGCATCTTTCGACGAGAAAGTCGAAGCTGGTAAAGGCAAATTGTCTGCAGATGTTGCAAGCTACGGCGGTTTAGTTCCTTATAACTTAGACGGCGGCATTCAAGAGTTAGACAAAGAAGGCGTTGTAGCATACAAAGCATTCTTAGCAACTTGCGGTGACCGTTCTATCGAAGGCGACTTCCAAAATGTGGACGATTACTCACTTTATGAAGGTATGAAACAAATCGCTAAAACAGGCAAAATCTTATCTGTACACGCAGAAAACGCAGATATCACTGACCGTTTAGGCGAAATTGCATATAAAAACGGCGAAACTTCAATGGCAGCATACGTTGAATCAAGACCTGTCTTCACAGAAGTTGAACCAATCCGCAAATTAATCTTATTTGCGAAAGAAACAGGCTGCCGCTTGCACATCGTACACGTTGCATGCGAAGAAGGCGTCAATGAAATCATCAAAGCACAACAAGAAGGTGTAGACGTTACTTGCGAAACTTGTACACACTATCTATACTTCTACAAAGAAGAATTAGATGATATCGGTGCCGTTGCAAAATGTTCACCGCCGATTCGTGAAAAATCACGTTTAGAAGGTATGTGGGATCGTGTTCTTAAAGGCGATATCAACTTCGTAACTTCAGACCACTTACCATGTACACCTGATTTAAAAGATACTGACAATGCATTTGAAGCATGGGGCGGTATCGCTGGTATCCAAAACAACGTGGACATTTTATTCGATGAAGGTGTTCAAAAACGCAATATGCCATTATCACGATTTGCGGAAATTATTGCGGCTGAACCTGCTAAACGCTTTGGTTTAGAAAACAAAGGCAGTATCTCAGTAGGTAAAGATGCAGACTTCGTATTCATTCAACCAGAAACTGCATATACGTTAGAAGCAGATGATTTAGAATACCGTAATAAATTAAGTCCTTATGTCGGACGTACAATCAACGCACAAGTTGCGAGAACAATCTTGCGCGGTGAAGAAACGTACAACTTAGAAGATGGCGTTTCAGAAGACTTCCGCGGTGAATTTATCTAA
- the arcC gene encoding carbamate kinase, whose translation MGKYVVLALGGNAILQPGQETTFENQYNNVKNAASRMADIKESGHQIVVTHGNGPQVGNIIVQNEAAKDQVAPMPIDVCNAESQGFIGYMLESALKNDLIRRNMDPRVVSLLTMVEVDKDDPAFKNPSKPIGVFFTEEQARLMEEEEGFTMVEDAGRGYRRVVPSPEPMVINGVDAIKRLMEDTVVISSGGGIPVYRDDNNEIHGLEAVIDKDRSGLKLAEQVNADTFIMLTDVPNVYINYGKENEAKLETITVDEAKKHVADGQFPAGSMLPKIQAAIEFAETGKESIICALADAVEALEGKAGTRIVPNK comes from the coding sequence ATGGGTAAATATGTTGTTTTAGCACTTGGCGGTAACGCAATCTTGCAGCCTGGCCAAGAAACAACTTTTGAAAATCAATATAACAACGTTAAAAATGCAGCGAGCAGAATGGCTGATATTAAAGAAAGCGGCCACCAAATCGTTGTAACACATGGTAACGGACCGCAAGTCGGAAACATTATCGTGCAAAATGAAGCCGCAAAAGATCAAGTTGCGCCAATGCCGATTGATGTGTGCAACGCTGAATCACAAGGTTTCATCGGTTATATGTTAGAAAGTGCACTTAAAAATGATTTGATCCGACGCAATATGGATCCAAGAGTCGTATCATTATTGACTATGGTAGAAGTAGACAAAGATGATCCGGCATTCAAAAATCCATCAAAACCAATCGGTGTGTTCTTCACTGAAGAACAAGCAAGATTGATGGAAGAAGAAGAAGGATTCACTATGGTTGAAGATGCTGGCCGCGGCTACCGTCGTGTAGTACCTTCACCAGAACCGATGGTAATTAACGGTGTAGATGCGATTAAACGCTTAATGGAAGACACTGTTGTTATTTCATCAGGCGGCGGTATTCCTGTATATCGTGATGATAATAATGAAATTCACGGTTTAGAAGCGGTTATCGATAAAGACCGTTCAGGCTTGAAATTAGCTGAACAAGTGAATGCGGATACGTTCATCATGTTGACAGATGTACCGAATGTTTATATTAACTACGGCAAAGAAAATGAAGCAAAACTTGAAACGATTACAGTGGATGAAGCGAAAAAACATGTGGCTGACGGACAATTCCCAGCTGGAAGCATGTTGCCGAAAATCCAAGCTGCTATCGAATTTGCGGAAACAGGCAAAGAATCAATTATTTGCGCATTAGCTGATGCTGTAGAAGCTTTAGAAGGTAAAGCAGGTACACGTATCGTTCCGAATAAATAA